In Acidobacteriota bacterium, the following proteins share a genomic window:
- a CDS encoding SpoVR family protein codes for MELISQHTKAIMEGCKARASAAGLVFEDETLEYIVTNRDLLELGPKNMIPTLYDYWVNDVELLREKGRYELYPGNPYETVINTRPAISFYNDNNPDWLNVMIFYHVLAHIDFFQNNLFFARTWNDDFNGRALADKRLIAKLRADKGRQLDYVIEFARGMDNLVGYFRELSRSGREGKTRPGRLDYYFDVFLQQERKVPVHDYLKEVDRYNALLKKYADQAERLFFAEVIRDHPEFEALFAKSGQERKVEALDAMDHVLEHSAFLNRSENRWMKSVIQVVRDTSVFFQPQIRTKIMNEGWASYWHNRLFLTDDRIRGHEVDYARVNAGVTAMPRVGLNPYALGMKLFEYLEESSDKGRYRWDFQKVRDHDRRRAWDAGTGEGRGLIFQVRRELCDFTFVNRFLEQDFLDRNHLFVAGRRLNRSRMVWEYFVRSRKVEDYREMILHHLYHPPFVQVDAGRSVEGLLYLDHRFEGKPLLAEFVPAVLMGIEYLWGNTVKLETSERVDDGPHKGKVTDDGDEDAPPRELKFRRVVYTMKNRKLTRTNL; via the coding sequence ATGGAACTGATCAGCCAGCACACCAAGGCCATCATGGAAGGCTGCAAGGCCAGGGCGTCCGCGGCGGGGCTGGTCTTCGAGGACGAGACCCTGGAGTACATCGTCACCAACCGCGACCTCCTGGAGCTGGGTCCCAAGAACATGATCCCGACCCTCTACGACTACTGGGTCAACGACGTAGAACTGTTGAGGGAGAAAGGCCGTTACGAGCTTTACCCGGGCAACCCCTACGAGACCGTCATCAACACGCGCCCCGCCATCTCCTTTTACAACGACAACAACCCGGACTGGCTGAACGTGATGATCTTCTACCACGTCCTGGCCCACATCGACTTCTTCCAGAACAACCTCTTCTTCGCCCGGACCTGGAACGACGACTTCAACGGGCGCGCCCTGGCGGACAAGCGCCTGATCGCCAAGCTGAGGGCAGACAAGGGGCGGCAGCTCGACTACGTCATCGAATTCGCCCGCGGCATGGACAACCTCGTCGGCTACTTCCGTGAACTCTCCCGGTCCGGCAGGGAGGGTAAAACGCGCCCGGGGCGCCTGGACTACTACTTCGACGTTTTCCTTCAGCAGGAACGCAAGGTCCCGGTCCACGACTACCTGAAGGAGGTCGACCGCTACAACGCGCTGCTGAAGAAGTACGCGGACCAGGCGGAACGGCTCTTCTTCGCCGAGGTGATCCGGGATCACCCCGAGTTCGAGGCCCTGTTCGCGAAAAGCGGCCAGGAGCGGAAGGTCGAGGCCCTCGACGCCATGGATCACGTCCTGGAGCACTCGGCCTTCCTCAACCGCTCCGAAAACCGGTGGATGAAATCGGTGATCCAGGTGGTCCGGGACACGTCGGTCTTCTTTCAGCCCCAGATCCGGACCAAGATCATGAACGAGGGGTGGGCGAGCTACTGGCACAACCGGCTCTTCCTTACCGACGACCGGATCCGCGGCCACGAGGTGGATTACGCCCGGGTCAACGCCGGCGTCACCGCCATGCCCCGCGTTGGGCTCAACCCCTACGCCCTCGGGATGAAGCTGTTCGAGTACCTCGAGGAGTCTTCCGACAAGGGCCGGTACCGCTGGGATTTCCAGAAGGTCCGGGACCACGACCGACGCCGCGCCTGGGACGCCGGGACCGGTGAAGGCCGGGGCCTCATCTTCCAGGTCCGGCGGGAACTCTGCGATTTCACCTTCGTCAACCGTTTTCTCGAACAGGATTTCCTCGACCGGAACCACCTCTTCGTCGCCGGCCGGCGCTTGAACCGGTCGCGGATGGTCTGGGAGTACTTCGTCCGGAGCCGGAAGGTGGAGGACTACCGGGAGATGATCCTCCACCATCTCTACCACCCGCCCTTCGTTCAGGTGGACGCCGGCCGTTCCGTGGAGGGGCTTCTCTACCTCGACCATCGCTTCGAGGGCAAGCCGCTCCTCGCCGAGTTCGTCCCGGCCGTGCTGATGGGGATCGAGTACCTCTGGGGCAACACGGTCAAGCTGGAGACCAGCGAACGGGTGGACGACGGGCCCCACAAAGGCAAGGTCACCGACGACGGAGACGAGGACGCCCCCCCCCGCGAACTCAAGTTCCGCCGGGTGGTCTACACCATGAAGAACCGGAAGCTCACCCGGACCAACCTCTGA
- a CDS encoding sigma-70 family RNA polymerase sigma factor: protein MEADRESQLLERCAQGDEAAWSTIVYAYQKLVFNIAYRFTGRYDAAEDMTQEIFLKVYRFINQFQKQRGEFRSWLCVMARNHLIDTSRKEKRGWFRSGGTEELEKYDFQADSDSPQRHVERQDTSSFVHECLRQLPPETRNALVLREIEGLSYEEIAETLKAPLGTVKSRINRGRIELARIVNMRRMSLYSEASPPVRERSEHGLP, encoded by the coding sequence ATGGAAGCCGATCGCGAAAGTCAACTTCTTGAACGATGCGCCCAGGGTGACGAAGCCGCTTGGAGCACCATCGTGTACGCCTACCAGAAACTCGTTTTCAACATCGCCTACCGGTTCACCGGACGGTACGACGCGGCCGAGGACATGACCCAGGAGATCTTCCTGAAAGTCTACCGCTTCATCAACCAGTTCCAGAAGCAGCGGGGCGAGTTTCGAAGCTGGCTCTGCGTGATGGCGCGCAACCACCTGATCGACACCTCCCGCAAGGAAAAGCGGGGCTGGTTCCGGTCCGGCGGCACCGAGGAGCTGGAGAAATACGATTTCCAGGCGGATTCCGACTCTCCCCAGCGCCACGTGGAACGTCAGGACACCTCGTCTTTCGTCCACGAGTGCCTCCGCCAGCTTCCGCCCGAAACCCGGAACGCCCTGGTCCTCCGGGAAATCGAGGGCCTCAGCTACGAGGAGATCGCCGAGACGCTCAAGGCCCCCCTGGGGACCGTGAAGTCCCGGATCAACCGGGGCCGGATCGAGTTGGCCCGGATCGTCAACATGCGCAGGATGTCCCTCTATTCCGAGGCGAGCCCGCCGGTGCGGGAAAGGAGCGAGCATGGACTGCCGTGA
- a CDS encoding GAF domain-containing protein, whose protein sequence is MKRKLDKLEALYRLNESILSDLNMNRLLEKVLDIIENTLGFDSCAILFLDNQSSELYIRAARGYTPEAIKTFRTTVGGRGITGHAAQTRQPLFIPDLRAEPRYIPGVDGARSEICIPLVTSEQFLGVLDIECRREFSFSQDDFDILVIFSSQIAVAIGHAMTIEIERRSASRLQIINEIRNRISLNLGMDRMLAVVARSIVEFLGFSGIRIFLWNPDEKRLQCAAVAPEGEAGEHPGEGIDPIVEQAFRDNRETSVSHPAAEDLADDALQRIGHAMPIRIQANPIGVIHLCTSNRGPMADKDRLVMEALCEHLGAILKDVISYAEATKKSKHSEVIQKIGQVTIQSFDYKVFINDIVQYIQDAFGYDHTGIFSFEKLSQQLELVSYAGSPPPGASVGDKFPLDEGIIGLVARSGQHHLCNDVLREARYRGVLLHTKSELAIPIRNEEEVFGVLNIESSRLNQFDKSDVEIFSRIADHICYTLVNAELFKQKTTAHNLLLNLNALSRRINSSFDLKKCIGAVVKWLPFYMNCRLCSIFFHVPEEKKLVLMGHNLPEVKSVDPISLESAGDNLMTRVIRMKRSVYIQDIESDLSIQNKPYYQTKSFLNILLRSRDRVIGVLNLTDKIDGTPFSSQEFHLACSFAQHLSVAVENCEKYQKILELSITDGLTGLYVHRFFQDTLSREIARAKRHENALAVIMMDIDDFKLFNDRFGHQIGDVVLREVAILIRNGLREYDVAARYGGEEFALVLPNTSLSQAKALAERLRSRIASHVVPQGQKKLRVTVSQGVCELLPDMNKAALIEAADRCLLQAKKEGKNRVVAWAG, encoded by the coding sequence ATGAAACGCAAACTGGACAAGCTGGAGGCCCTCTACCGGCTGAACGAGTCGATCCTGTCCGACCTGAACATGAACCGCCTCCTGGAGAAGGTGCTGGACATCATCGAGAACACCCTCGGGTTCGACTCCTGCGCCATCCTCTTCCTGGACAACCAGTCCAGCGAGCTGTACATCCGTGCGGCCCGGGGGTACACGCCCGAGGCCATCAAGACCTTCCGCACCACGGTCGGGGGCCGCGGGATCACGGGCCACGCGGCGCAAACCCGCCAGCCGCTCTTCATTCCCGACCTCCGGGCGGAACCCCGCTACATCCCGGGGGTGGACGGCGCCCGGTCCGAGATCTGCATTCCCCTGGTCACGTCGGAGCAGTTCCTCGGGGTCCTGGACATCGAGTGCCGCCGCGAGTTTTCCTTCTCGCAGGACGACTTCGACATCCTCGTCATCTTCTCCTCCCAGATCGCCGTGGCCATCGGCCACGCCATGACCATCGAGATCGAGCGCCGAAGCGCCAGCCGCCTTCAGATCATCAACGAGATCCGGAACCGGATCTCGCTGAACCTCGGGATGGACCGGATGCTGGCGGTCGTGGCCCGGTCCATCGTGGAATTCCTCGGCTTCTCCGGGATCCGGATCTTCCTGTGGAACCCGGACGAAAAACGGCTGCAGTGTGCGGCGGTCGCCCCCGAGGGGGAGGCGGGCGAACACCCCGGGGAGGGGATCGACCCGATCGTGGAGCAGGCGTTTCGGGACAACCGCGAGACCTCGGTGTCCCACCCGGCCGCGGAGGACCTGGCGGACGACGCCCTGCAGCGGATCGGCCACGCCATGCCCATCCGGATCCAGGCGAACCCGATCGGCGTGATCCACCTCTGCACCAGCAACCGCGGCCCGATGGCCGACAAGGACCGCCTCGTCATGGAGGCGCTGTGTGAACACCTCGGCGCCATCCTCAAGGACGTCATCTCCTACGCGGAGGCGACGAAGAAATCCAAGCACTCCGAGGTGATCCAGAAAATCGGGCAGGTGACCATCCAGAGTTTCGACTACAAGGTCTTCATCAACGACATCGTCCAGTACATCCAGGACGCCTTCGGCTACGACCACACGGGGATCTTCTCGTTCGAGAAGCTCTCCCAGCAGCTCGAGCTGGTGTCCTACGCCGGCTCCCCGCCTCCGGGGGCCTCGGTGGGGGACAAGTTCCCGCTGGACGAGGGGATCATCGGGCTCGTCGCCCGGTCCGGCCAGCACCACCTCTGCAACGACGTCCTGCGGGAAGCGCGTTACCGCGGGGTGCTCCTCCACACCAAGTCGGAACTGGCGATCCCCATCCGGAACGAGGAGGAGGTGTTCGGGGTCCTCAACATCGAGAGCAGCCGCCTGAACCAGTTCGACAAGAGCGACGTGGAGATCTTCTCCCGCATCGCGGACCACATCTGCTACACCCTCGTCAACGCCGAACTCTTCAAGCAGAAGACCACCGCCCACAACCTCCTGCTCAACCTGAACGCGCTCAGCCGCCGGATCAACTCCTCCTTCGACCTGAAGAAGTGCATCGGGGCCGTCGTCAAGTGGCTGCCCTTCTACATGAACTGCCGGCTCTGCTCCATCTTTTTCCACGTCCCCGAAGAGAAGAAGCTCGTCCTGATGGGCCACAACCTCCCCGAGGTGAAGAGCGTCGACCCCATCTCGCTGGAATCGGCCGGCGACAACCTGATGACCCGGGTGATCCGCATGAAGCGGTCCGTCTACATCCAGGACATCGAATCCGACCTCAGCATCCAGAACAAGCCCTACTACCAGACCAAGTCGTTCCTCAACATCCTCCTCCGGAGCCGCGACCGGGTCATCGGCGTGCTGAACCTCACGGACAAGATCGACGGCACCCCCTTCTCGTCCCAGGAGTTCCACCTGGCGTGCAGTTTCGCCCAGCACCTGTCCGTGGCCGTGGAGAATTGCGAGAAATACCAGAAGATCCTGGAGCTTTCCATCACCGACGGGCTGACCGGCCTGTACGTCCACCGCTTCTTCCAGGACACGCTGTCCCGGGAGATCGCGCGGGCGAAACGGCACGAGAACGCCCTGGCGGTGATCATGATGGACATCGACGACTTCAAGCTCTTCAACGACCGGTTCGGCCACCAGATCGGGGACGTGGTCCTGCGGGAAGTGGCGATCCTCATCCGGAACGGGTTGCGGGAGTACGACGTCGCGGCCCGTTACGGCGGGGAGGAGTTTGCCCTGGTTCTCCCCAACACCTCCCTGAGCCAGGCGAAGGCCCTGGCGGAACGGCTGCGGAGCCGCATCGCCTCCCACGTGGTCCCCCAGGGGCAGAAGAAACTCCGGGTTACCGTCAGCCAGGGCGTGTGCGAACTGCTCCCCGACATGAACAAGGCCGCCCTCATCGAGGCGGCCGACCGCTGCCTGCTTCAGGCCAAGAAGGAGGGCAAGAACCGGGTGGTGGCCTGGGCGGGGTGA
- a CDS encoding DUF3395 domain-containing protein, which yields MMRQPNVFRRKLIMVFFLVAVVAVGQALADIIIERAFYGYGQRGKNVTNLLQSYIRGDRINVQVTNANMGGDPYPGKIKNLRVEYRVRRDGEIRQANVMENDWLVIEGRPGGPGGPGPGPGGPGHGPGPGPGYGRLEILDARYGAKGIFWDVTNRLRRYIRGDRLRIVVCNENLGGDPLPGADKRLTVSYAYNGSRRQVVVPEYQYLSLPDMDGDPGGPPRRGRLEILDADYGWGRNWRDVTRILRDRVYRDRLEIYVSNRNLGGDPAPGKDKELRVTYRYRGRQYTISASEYEYLILPEDIGY from the coding sequence ATGATGCGTCAACCCAACGTCTTTCGTCGAAAATTGATCATGGTGTTTTTCCTTGTCGCGGTCGTCGCTGTCGGCCAGGCCCTCGCCGACATCATCATCGAGCGCGCATTCTACGGTTACGGCCAACGGGGCAAAAACGTCACCAACCTGCTCCAGTCCTACATCCGCGGCGACCGGATCAACGTCCAGGTCACCAACGCCAACATGGGTGGAGACCCCTACCCCGGGAAGATCAAGAACCTCCGCGTGGAGTACAGGGTCCGCAGGGACGGCGAGATTCGCCAGGCCAACGTCATGGAAAACGACTGGCTGGTCATCGAAGGGAGACCCGGGGGGCCGGGGGGACCGGGGCCCGGACCCGGGGGGCCCGGGCACGGACCGGGGCCGGGACCGGGCTACGGGCGTCTCGAGATCCTCGATGCGCGGTACGGGGCCAAGGGAATTTTCTGGGACGTGACCAACCGCCTCCGGCGTTACATCCGGGGGGATCGCCTCCGGATCGTCGTCTGCAACGAGAACCTGGGCGGCGACCCCCTGCCGGGGGCCGACAAGCGGCTCACGGTCAGCTATGCCTACAACGGTTCCCGCCGCCAGGTGGTGGTCCCCGAATACCAGTACCTCTCCCTCCCGGACATGGACGGCGACCCCGGCGGCCCGCCCCGGCGGGGACGGCTCGAGATCCTGGACGCCGACTACGGCTGGGGCCGCAACTGGCGTGACGTGACCCGGATCCTCCGGGACCGGGTCTACCGGGATCGGCTGGAGATCTACGTCAGCAACCGGAACCTCGGGGGAGACCCCGCCCCGGGCAAGGACAAGGAACTCCGGGTCACCTACCGCTACCGGGGGCGCCAGTACACGATTTCCGCTTCCGAGTACGAGTACCTGATCTTGCCCGAAGACATCGGGTATTGA
- a CDS encoding response regulator gives MAVSGPFSDRAHRVLVVDDDDLVREMAVDLCAESGIEALSVASADGALSFLTDPRSPEVQLVIMDLIMPGTNPLDAMETIVRLHPGLRVILMSGDDPTEELRKALRVAGVTFLNKANLVEELLPLCRGESSARDPGSP, from the coding sequence ATGGCCGTCAGCGGGCCGTTTTCAGACAGAGCGCATCGGGTCCTGGTCGTCGATGACGACGACCTGGTCCGTGAGATGGCGGTGGACCTGTGCGCCGAGTCCGGGATCGAGGCCCTTTCGGTGGCGTCCGCCGACGGCGCCCTCTCGTTCCTCACGGACCCGCGCTCCCCCGAGGTCCAGCTCGTGATCATGGACCTCATCATGCCCGGGACGAACCCGCTGGACGCCATGGAGACCATCGTCCGGCTTCACCCGGGGCTGCGGGTGATCCTCATGAGCGGTGACGACCCCACGGAGGAATTGCGGAAAGCCCTTCGGGTGGCGGGTGTAACCTTTCTCAACAAGGCGAACCTGGTCGAGGAACTCCTCCCGCTGTGCCGCGGGGAGTCCTCCGCCCGGGACCCCGGTTCACCCTGA
- a CDS encoding zf-HC2 domain-containing protein, with translation MDCREFEDLVGAYVDGELTGKPLHEFESHRRSCSLCALLMDTVLDNRAVFSAIPEVDPPPELARRILEATRRPRFSPLGFLKSLLHPAPILSFHQRRLAAAALACLFLVAVGYNLLNAPVARNLDPTGGSSPVLDNLTNKVVHRFVKLYEGASEAWDSVVIFTEKAQVYLETKWEQVKDIFSPRDKKKETLPRNDKKDPNRSGMERSFPDTIALLGVFPGSFVPERAPCASIPSRALLPGLV, from the coding sequence ATGGACTGCCGTGAGTTCGAAGACCTCGTCGGCGCTTACGTGGACGGTGAACTGACTGGCAAACCCCTCCACGAGTTCGAGAGCCACCGGCGCAGCTGTTCCCTTTGCGCCCTGCTCATGGACACGGTGCTGGACAATCGGGCCGTCTTCTCCGCGATCCCCGAGGTCGACCCCCCGCCGGAACTCGCCCGGAGAATCCTGGAGGCCACCCGGCGCCCCCGGTTCTCTCCGCTGGGGTTTCTGAAGTCGCTGCTGCACCCCGCGCCGATCCTGTCCTTCCATCAGCGGCGCCTGGCGGCCGCCGCACTGGCCTGCCTGTTCCTGGTGGCGGTGGGGTACAACCTGCTCAACGCCCCCGTGGCGCGAAACCTGGACCCGACCGGAGGGTCATCGCCCGTGCTGGACAACCTCACGAACAAGGTCGTTCACCGCTTCGTCAAGCTCTACGAGGGGGCCTCCGAGGCGTGGGACTCCGTGGTGATCTTCACCGAGAAGGCCCAGGTGTACCTCGAGACCAAGTGGGAACAGGTGAAGGACATCTTCAGCCCGCGCGACAAGAAGAAGGAAACGCTCCCCCGGAACGACAAGAAAGACCCCAACCGGTCCGGCATGGAACGGAGCTTCCCCGACACCATCGCGCTTCTCGGGGTGTTTCCCGGGAGTTTCGTCCCTGAGAGGGCACCCTGTGCGTCCATCCCGAGCCGGGCCCTCCTGCCCGGACTCGTTTAA